A region from the Antennarius striatus isolate MH-2024 chromosome 24, ASM4005453v1, whole genome shotgun sequence genome encodes:
- the rtraf gene encoding RNA transcription, translation and transport factor protein, which translates to MFRRKLTALDYHNPEGFDCTDDTQFRNCIVWLEDQKIRHYKIEDRGNLRNIPSSDWPKAYQKYLQDVNCPFGAQEKKEAFDWLLGLAIRFEYGDNVEKYRKCEPLAASSSKAVDPLVNLDCNSPDFKAGVTALANILKIQRHDDYLVMLKAIRILIQERLSPEAIARASQNREGVPVPLDKHVLGFDTGDATLNEAAQILRLLHIEELRELQTKINEAIVAVQAIIADPKTDHRLGKVGR; encoded by the exons ATGTTTCGGAGAAAACTAACAGCGCTAGATTATCATAATCCGGAGGGATTTGACTGCACAG ATGACACTCAGTTTAGGAACTGCATTGTGTGGCTGGAGGACCAGAAGATCAGACATTATAAGATAGAGGACAGAGGAAACCTGAGGAACATCCCGAGCTCAGACTGGCCCAAAGCGTACCAGAAG tATCTACAGGATGTGAACTGCCCATTTGGAGcccaggagaagaaggaggcttTCGATTGGTTACTGGGTCTGGCTATACGATTTGAATATGGAGACAATG TGGAGAAATACAGGAAGTGTGAACCGCTGGCAGCCTCCAGCAGCAAAGCAGTGGACCCTCTTGTCAATCTCGATT GTAATTCACCAGATTTTAAAGCAGGAGTGACCGCTCTGGCAAACATTCTGAAGATACAGCGACATGACGACTACCTGGTTATGCTCAAG GCCATTCGTATTCTGATCCAGGAACGACTTTCTCCAGAAGCCATCGCTAGAGCCAGCCAGAATAGAGAG GGTGTCCCTGTGCCTTTAGACAAGCATGTTTTGGGCTTCGACACAGGAG ATGCGACTCTGAACGAAGCGGCTCAGATCCTGCGCCTCCTGCACATCGAGGAGCTGAGGGAGCTCCAGACTAAAATCAACGAGGCCATCGTCGCCGTTCAGGCCATCATCGCCGACCCCAAGACAGACCACAGGCTGGGGAAGGTGGGCAGATGA